From Streptomyces durmitorensis, a single genomic window includes:
- a CDS encoding SRPBCC domain-containing protein, with protein sequence MTAIIGQGTSRTERPTGTGGPTQHLHHELRLPHPVEKVWAAVATPEGLPGWLAAADVFEPRLGGAVSLRWLNGDESATHSGHITAWDPERVAEYTIDLHGRCRFHLETADGKAGTTLRFTNEFDGDDELRLDCLAGWHNHFEFLVDALDGRPKDWSAWSLDRWRELRESYAKSE encoded by the coding sequence ATGACCGCGATCATCGGGCAGGGCACGAGCAGGACGGAGCGCCCCACCGGTACCGGGGGGCCGACCCAGCACCTCCACCACGAGCTCCGCCTTCCCCACCCTGTGGAAAAAGTCTGGGCCGCGGTGGCCACCCCGGAAGGTCTTCCGGGGTGGCTTGCCGCCGCCGACGTGTTCGAGCCGCGGCTCGGCGGTGCGGTCTCGCTGCGCTGGCTCAACGGGGACGAGTCGGCCACGCACTCCGGGCACATCACCGCGTGGGACCCGGAGCGGGTCGCCGAGTACACGATCGACCTGCACGGACGGTGCCGCTTCCACCTGGAGACGGCCGACGGCAAGGCAGGGACGACCCTCCGCTTCACCAACGAGTTCGACGGCGACGACGAGCTGCGCCTCGACTGCCTCGCCGGCTGGCACAACCACTTCGAGTTCCTCGTCGACGCGCTCGACGGGCGGCCGAAGGACTGGTCGGCGTGGAGCCTGGACCGGTGGCGCGAGCTGCGCGAGTCGTACGCGAAGAGCGAGTGA